One Setaria italica strain Yugu1 chromosome I, Setaria_italica_v2.0, whole genome shotgun sequence DNA window includes the following coding sequences:
- the LOC101768843 gene encoding uncharacterized protein LOC101768843 encodes MDRWDMVDSISDCGVVTNKLRIEVDSSSSDDSDREEHDAQEVGAVREAPPHLAACNQFDHPPPAGAGAGFGNNRRRLLSKQLSMKETTREAKWKKRQRQILRRSGLVSVVREQQERNDDGGGGGNKSAILDEGHHVVRSSSERAMRCLTDEDLDELRGSFELGFGFDEETGAAHLRDTLPALDFYFAVNRQLSDPKMRSLSAASPTSTLSSSTLPDTPSPRSPNDAPGGDPWKLFSPGDNPQLVKTRLRHWAQVVACNIKHGC; translated from the exons ATGGATCGATGGGACATGGTGGACAGCATCAGCGACTGTGGGGTGGTGACGAACAAGCTGCGCATCGAGGTTGACTCCTCGTCGTCAGACGACAGCGACAGGGAGGAACACGACGCGCAGGAGGTGGGCGCGGTGAGGGAGGCTCCCCCGCACCTGGCGGCGTGCAACCAGTTCGACCACCCgccacccgccggcgccggcgccggctttGGCAACAACAGGAGGCGGCTTCTGTCGAAGCAGCTGTCCATGAAGGAGACCACCAGGGAGGCCAAGTGGAAGAAGCGCCAGCGGCAGATACTGCGGCGCAGCGGCTTGGTATCGGTCGTGAGGGAGCAGCAGGAGCGGAACgacgacggcggaggaggaggcaacAAGAGCGCCATCCTCGACGAAGGCCATCACGTCGTGAGGTCCTCGTCGGAGCGCGCGATGAGGTGCCTGACCGACGAGGACCTGGACGAGCTGCGGGGCTCCTTCGAGCTCGGGTTCGGGTTCGACGAGGAGACCGGCGCCGCGCACCTCCGCGATACGCTCCCCGCCCTCGACTTCTACTTCGCCGTGAACCGGCAGCTGTCTGACCCCAAGATGCGCTCGCTGTCGGCGGCGAGCCCCACGTCGACGCTGTCGTCGTCCACGCTCCCCGACACCCCGAGCCCGCGCAGCCCCAACGACGCCCCCGGCGGCGACCCATGGAAACTCTTCAGTCCAG GTGACAACCCCCAGCTTGTGAAGACGAGGCTGAGGCACTGGGCGCAGGTGGTGGCCTGCAACATCAAGCACGGCTGCTGA
- the LOC101769661 gene encoding F-box/FBD/LRR-repeat protein At1g13570-like codes for MDDIAKMLARGLDFVMMNSTMLSLTKSAFTNIPHPPAATAVPLSGVVPARAPDGVDRISRLPAGILRNIVSRLPVKDAARTTVLSTRWRRVWHTTPLVLVDAHLLPIASIGTSRSRLYSLGADPRNLTDAVSTVLAAHPGPFRCIYLLGTPMEMRRDELALWLQHLAAKAVQKLIFVNRARTMKTEAHLPATLFRCTSLTKLYIGFWWFPETATLPRAVAFPYLRELGLFSLVMKEEDLAFVLNRCPVLEKLVITGSPWPV; via the coding sequence ATGGACGACATAGCTAAGATGCTGGCCCGCGGCTTGGATTTCGTTATGATGAACAGCACCATGCTCAGTTTGACGAAGAGCGCCTTCACCAACATCCcccacccgcccgccgccaccgccgtcccccTCTCCGGCGTCGTCCCGGCGAGGGCCCCCGACGGGGTCGACCGCATCAGCCGCCTCCCCGCCGGGATCCTCCGCAACATCGTCTCCCGCCTTCCCGTCAAGGACGCCGCGCGCACCACCGTCCTCTCCACGCGATGGCGCCGCGTCTGGCACACGACGCCGCTCGTCCTCGTCGACGCCCACCTCCTCCCCATCGCCTCCATCGGGAccagccgcagccgcctgtaCAGCCTCGGCGCTGACCCGCGCAACCTCACCGACGCGGTGTCCACCGTCCTCGCCGCGCACCCGGGCCCCTTCCGCTGTATCTACCTCCTTGGCACCCCGATGGAGATGCGCCGGGACGAGCTCGCGCTCTGGCTCCAGCACCTCGCCGCCAAGGCCGTCCAAAAACTCATTTTTGTGAACCGCGCAAGGACGATGAAAACCGAGGCGCATCTCCCCGCCACGCTCTTCAGGTGCACCTCCCTCACCAAACTCTACATCGGCTTCTGGTGGTTCCCAGAGACCGCCACCCTTCCTCGTGCCGTCGCGTTCCCCTACCTCCGGGAGCTCGGTCTCTTTTCCCTCGTCATGAAGGAAGAGGACCTCGCCTTCGTGCTGAACAGATGCCCCGTCCTGGAGAAGCTCGTGATTACCGGAAGCCCGTGGCCGGTTTGA